AAGTCGGCTATAGCGCTCACCAAAAACCCTGTCTTCCACGGTCGCAACAAACACATCCACAGGAAGTATCACTTCATCCGTGAGTGCGTTGAGAATGAGCAGGTGGAGGTTGAACACGTTCCGACACTGAGCAAAAGACTGATGTTCTGACCAAACCACTTGGTAGTTTAAAATTTCGAGAAATGAGAGAGTCCATTGGTGTTCATGATGTGTCCGACAAGAACTTCAAGCTTAAGGGGTTGATTGTTGGGGATAAGCTTGAAGAAACTTAAGGTTGAACTTATCCTAATCTCACCGAGTTATGGTTTCCAAAGAAGATTAGGATTAGAACAATATAGGAGTTatctatttgttttattaaataagaATTGTTAAAAggatctctatatatataaggagTTGTTAGGTTGTAACAACACTTGTGAGattagagagattgagattgcattagttttgagaagtttctaaggCAATAAACGAGAGTTATTCGTTAAAGCTTTGTGTTTGATTCAATAATCCATTCCAATATATCTGCACTAAGAATTATATCCTTAGAACCTTAAtcatcctaaaataaataatgttctTCTAAGTGGCTAAACCTagcaaaaaccaacaaaatgaCAGTTAATgaaaaaaccaaactcaaattgcTTATGTCTTGGGGTTTaatagtttctttctttaaaactcaaaactcaaatcaCACAGTTCTTGGGGTTTAAtagtttatttctttaattCTAAATTGCTTATATCTTACCCATCAGGGTTTGCTCAAAATGGAATTGTATGAAGATGCCTTAAGAATGGTTAGGGAGATGGGAACTAACTACTGATTTAAAGCCTGATGCTTTCACTTTGTCCAGTGTGTGTGCTTCACGGGTATGGAACTAGTGAAAGGGATTGAGAGTGATGTTGTATATTTGGGATAGTAGCTTGGTTTGATATGTATCATGTATGCAAAACGTGGGAGCTTATGTTTCCGATGTGCAATAACTTGGTGGAAACCTTCTCGTTATCTTTTTTCAGGTGCCAGCGCTTGAGAACAATGTGATGGAAAACTCACTGGGGAGAGGTCTGGTTTTAAACAATATCTTGGTAACACTTTTGAGGGACCTTCGCTTGACCCCGAGGTAAACTCAATGGTGAAGATATGACCTGACATTTTCATGTTCTTTCTCTGTTAATTGGTCTAATTCCACCTTATACGAACGTAACAGGTGGTCTTTAACACCGATGCAGAGCCCATTTAGGTcgggagaaacagagaaactgTCTGGTTTATTACAGCAGTACTAAGAGGAGTTAGTCTTTGTAGTTCATCATCGATTCAACTTATAATCACATCTCAAATCAGGTAAAGCATCTTGTCTATCTCTAGGATCTTATCTGTTCTTCCGAGATGCAGAGCCGCTCCTCCTCTTACTCATTCTCCCCTCACTCACTTCTACACCCAGTTGTCACCAATCACTTGATGGATATCACTTCACTATGTCCGATCCGAGATATATTGTGGTTTCCAGCTTTCTGATCACAGAGCTTCCCCTGTTCCGTAGTCTCTTGATTACTGTGTCAGAGATTTTTTTCGACAGAGAGCCTTCCTCTGTGATAAGTCATAACTATCTAAGGTTTTGTGTTTCAAACTTGCATGCTGACATAAACATTACAATCCCCTGTAACTGTAACTGACCGTTGTCATaaattcccaattttttttttttttttttttttctgagataattaaaaaaaatcgaaaaaagcAAATGGTCGAAGCAAACCTAATTAATTTCCTTTTTGGAAaacaaacttaaatattttcctttttggacCTAATTAAACCTTTTGCTTATAAATATTCTCTCACACATACTCTCTTCTATCAGAAATCCgaattctctgttttctctgttcatcgaaacgaaaaccaaaaaaaaaaccctaatctatgttttctccatcatcatcatcatctttcttcttcttcttgatctccCGTCCTCTTGTCTTGAGTCAATCCCCAACGATCGTGATTGGTCTCTCCTTCCCCTTGTCTTGAATCAATCTCCAACGATCGTACGTGACTGATCTCCACCCGCTTGTCTTGGGTCAATCCCCAACGATAGATATCTCAGTTCAGGCTCTCCTCTCTCACCCTAAATATCACCGGCGGTGAAGGAGATCGATAACGTCGGAAGAAAGAAATCGGGGGAAGTGAAAGCTAAGAGAGAGAAGGTTTCAATGGCTATTTTTTTGTCGACAGAATCACATCAGCGGGTATTTGTTTTGCTTAGGGTTTACTAATAAACCTTGTTTTACATGATTTGATCTGTTTTTAGGGTTTActgcttttgttttttgatgCAGGCTTGGTCACCACCAGGAGACCACATTGTGTTAACTTGTTTATTGGTGACCACATTGTGGTCACTAATAAAGGTACACATTGTGTTGAAAGATATATGTTCCCCTTCAAGTAGGATGTTATTCGTTTTATTTTGCTGCAGGCTTGGATTGTGTGTTTTTGATGCAGGATCACGTGAAAATGCTTTGAAGAAGTTTGATGATGGTCCATTCTTCCTCGGCGAGTTTAGTTTTGACTTGGCTTGGTCACTCACCGTCTAATTTTGTAAGGGCGTTGTCtcttacttctttttttgtttgtttttgagtttgCTTTTCGTTGCTTCTTTTGCTTACTACTAGATGATATATCTTCTTGTTTTGGGATTTCAGGTTTTCAACAGCTTATTCAAAAGGAGTTAATAGGTCTGATGAGGAATCATGATGCAGTTCTTGATGGTTGGTCGGTTATGATCCAAAAGGTGTTAAAAGGTTTGTTTACTTGCTACTTAATTACTACTAAACCTTTGTTTTGCTTAGCTCTGTTGCAGAtaagaaagagatgatgatttCTGGCTCTGCTGCAGATAACGTTTCTCGATGATGATCCATGTAAGAGGATATAGGAAGAGTTGGGGGCAGTGAAGCTACGAGTATCTAAGAGAGAAGGTTTCAATGGATTTTGTCATCATCAGGTACTTACTTAAAGATGCAATTTTCTCTCtagtttaactttttcttttctgaaatcttaatttcattgttaattttggttatgatttttgtttttgttttgttttcagggGTTTCCTAGTACTTGTGTATCTGATTCAGCTGCTGATAAGTTTGGAAATCTTTGACAGGTACTTATTACAAAACTTTTGATCTgttcttctgtttgttttttttcattcttaGTTAAGGTGAGAACTGAATGAAGTTGGATTTTATTTTGCAGGCTTGTCTTGGTCACCgtttaatttctgattttgtaaAGATGTTAAGtgtctcttctttattttgagTTAGCTCTTCTTTGGTTCTTTATTCAtgatttcttcttgttctgtgaTTCATAATTCAGGTTTCAACTGCTGGAAAGGTTGGTTTACTTGCTAGTTGCTACTTACTACTAAACCTTGTTTTGCTTAGCTCTGTTTGTTGCAGATAAGGCATAACAAATTGGTAGATAGACTTTCACACCTCTTGCTCCTTGTTTTGCTTAGATGATGATTCCTGGTTTTCTTGCAGATATCATTTATGGATTGTGATCCATGTAAGATGATGTAAATAGATGGGGGGAAGTGAAAGCTACGAGTATCTAAGAGATAAGGTTTCAGTTACATCATCAGGTACTTGTCGACATgattaaaacaataaacaaaaatcctTTAATTTCCTAcagaatcaaactgattttgaAGGAATGTATAAGTCTTTGACTCAGCAAGCTTCTTCCCTTAACGCCAAAACCTACTGCAAAGGCTCTACATTTCCTCTGTTCTATGTTGCAGCCATTTGTGGACAGATTATCCCAGTGCCCGTAGCATGGTCTCCAAGAGCAAGACACTGGCTAAGCTAGAGACTAAGACACTGGCTAAGCTGAGACTATGACGTGGTTTTACGCTCAAGCTGTCTCATTAAGATTTTTATCTCCCTATGCTTAAGACTTTATGTCTACACTGTTGATTTTGAAGGAGTTCATGATCTTCTACCTCGTTTCCCTTTGCTTGAAGAACTGGTTCTTGAGGATCAGCGATGGAAACAATGCATGGTGTGGTTCTGTGTCTTCTCCATCTCTAAAGAGACTACGCATCCGATTCTTTAATATCCCCATCATCTCTCTTGATGTTCCCAATCTTGTCTACTTGGACTTTCGTGTATATTTGGGAGCAAGTATGCAAATGTTAACTTGGATTCTCAATCTTTGGGTAGAAGAACAAAGATTAAGGGTACTAAGAGATGGATATGCTAATTTAGATTCTGCTGACCTAATGGATTTCGTCGCTGCAATCAGGTTTGTTAAGGTCCTTCACTTAACTAGTGATGCTCTTTGAGGTCAGTctgctattatttttttatagttgtaAAACAATCGCTGCTCAATAATAAGGATATCATTTAGATTCTGCTGAACTGGTGGATTTCATCACTGCAATCAGGTTTGTTAAGGTCCTTCACTTAACTAGTGATGCTCTTGAGATTATTTTTTCATAGTTGTAAAACAATCATCTGCTGCTCAATAAAAAGGATATACCAAGATTGGTTTAGGTTCTGTGTCTTCACCTCTTCAAGAGAGATAAATCAAGTGAGGCATTTCTTAAAGAAGTTACCGTGTCTTGAGCTGGTGAAAATTCGTGCTGTAAACAACATCCAAGTGCCCATCGATGCACAGTATCTTTTGAAGCTTCAAAGAGCTGCATCAAACTGCAAGATCCAAGCCATATtttaactaaaccaaaaaaaaagaagcaaaagccTATTGAGTATACTTATGGTTTTGCTAAGTCCTTTTTAATCTCTCTTGAATGTTAAGtctttatatttggtttatgacAGAAACCTTGCCATTTTTTATGCAACATTCCTTTTCTTGCCAAGAGATTCTTTAAATTCCAGGTTTAGAAACATTCATGAACTTGAAGCAAACAAGTCATTGTATTGAAATTACAAATCAAGTTATGAAAAGAAGCCTGATTATATACAATAGTCAAAACTGACTAAATCGTCATGATCAGACTGACTAAATCTCTGCTAAGTCATGATCAGATCAGCTGATTGAAGCACCTTCATTCGGCTCTCTTCCTTAAATCTTGCTCTCTCTTGAATCCTTTGAAGCTCCTTCCGAAGCTGCTTGCTTCCCATCTCTTGTCTCTCCATTGTCACGAGCCTCTCTCCATTGATCTCGCCAATTAACACTTTCCTCCTCAAATCCGGATTGTTAGTATCTCCCATGTTGAACAGAATTGAACGGTACTTAGCTTTTTGAGGTCCCATGAAACAACCTAACTTGTGAAACATTGCAGATTCAACAGAAACAGCCACAACGCAAGGATCACAAGCAGCGACTCGTGTCTTCATCTCCGTCTCAACAACCTCAGTAGCAACTTTAGCCAACGATGTTTGAAGAATATCACGCACCTTGTCTCGTTTTGAATCTCCAGTCTTCTTCATTGTTGGGATAATCTTGACCGGAGGAGTTGTTTCTTCATGACGGCTCTGTTCTCTACCCGAAGCGTAAAGAATCTGCAGCCAAAGATTCCAAAGAAGCCTTCCTTCCGATCGAATCTGGGGGTTTTTGTGATCGTTGAAGAATCTCAAACCCTTCCCCATGGAGGACGTTGTGCAGACAACGTCACAAGCAAGTGACTTGGGAGCTTGTTTCAAACGATTCATGGCGTCTACAAACCTCGAAACCTCGGGAGAATGCTCAACACCTCTCACAGACTTAGCCGCTCGAAGTGCTGCCTCGAACAACTCCAAGAACTCTTGTCTCTGCATCGTTCTCGTTCTTGATAggtcttttgtgtgtgtttgctctctgcctctctctctatttctctcgaTGGAATCAGGGTTTGGAAGCAAACGAAAGAAAAGAGATACTACTGGGAATTATTGGAATGGTACGTATCAGATATGTTTATGTAGAGAGAGTAAGCGCGTTAGACTCTAATCCAATTCCAAGTAGGATTTGTTCATAATTAGTTTCATGATactagtttatttaatttacttgCTATCCAAGTCTGTttgaaatttccttttttctttgtagttCTGAAAGAGCTTCCATGTGATTATTTTACAGTGGggacttattattattaaaacaaccaacgtattgaaaaaaaaaaaaaatagaagactcaacaaataaaaaatctgaaCATTCCGAATGAAGCCATGTCATTTTTTATCTATTCCAATATAATAATGTTctgctaagtgagtaaacctagcaaaaaccaacaaaatcacagttaatgaaaacacaaaactcaaaattggtgggttatgatttatgaaattaatttcTTGTATTATATCTTTATGCAATTTTTTATAGCCAATTTATTAAGTATCTAATTTCGTGTGGGAGGAAAAATAGATATTAAGATAGAGCGAAGAAATATACTTATTGGCGGGTAGTAAAAGCGTGAAGAGACACATAAGTCAAGTAGCTGACACGTGCCACGGACGGCTAAGCACGCTTTCGCCGGTCGCCGCTAGATTCATATCAGATTCCAAATAACCTTCCCTGGTTCTTATCTTGCCAGGTCAGCATCCGACCCTCGTACGCCTTAAACTCTTcgaaataataaattattaattcaaaatagatcgaattgaaatattttttttttgttcttctcataAGTGGGGAGTCGTAGTGATCGGAACGCAGGATCGGGTCGGATCTGAATTCGGATTGTACTTGTACCGGACCTTTGTTTCAATGGCGCAGATACTTTCCCCTGTTTGTACGGATCTATTGAAGTTCCAGAACTCAGTTGTTAGCTCCAGATCAGGTGCGTCGTCGCGGTTCTCGGCGAAGACCACCGCcggtgcttcttcttcttggggcTTACCTCGTTACGCCGGAAAGAAGCGAAGTGGTTCCATCGGGAGGTTGAGAGTTGCAACTGAGgatgcttcttctctttccacCGGTGACGTCGCCGATGATTACTATGCCGTTCTCGGACTCGTAagtaccccaaaaaaaaacctaattccAAATCCGATTATTTTGATTAGGGATTTTGAAGTGAAAACAATCCTTTGGATTACATCATTATAACATATAGTTGTCGAAATTTTGAAGCTTTAGACGGGTTACAATCCTTAAGATTCTAAAGATCGTGACTTTAATTTGTTGTGTCAAAATAGCTTCCAGATGCTACACCGGCGGAGATTAAGAAAGCTTACTATAACTGTATGAAATCTTGTCATCCTGACTTGAGTGGCAATGACCCTGAAACCACAAATTTCTGCATCTTCATTAACGATATCTATGAGGTGAGTGGGTTTCTTTACTTGACTTTCATATACACAATGTAATGGTTGGTTAGTAAGGTCCCATGTGCTTTTTTGCAATTGCAGATTCTAAGTGACCCTGTACAGCGTATGGTTTACGATGAAATTCATGGTTATGCTGTGACTGCCACCAATCCTTTTCTTGATGACTCTAGCCCAAGAGatcatgtttttgttgatgagtTTGCTTGTATaggtatttattttcttcaattttttcaaTTCAATGCACTTCGTTTGTGGAAAGTGGTGAAAAATTTTGGTACTGACTCTGATGATTCTGGATCTGTGTTTGCTGTTTAAAAGGCTGCAAAAATTGTGCCAATGTGGCTCCAGATATATTTGAAATTGAGGAAGATTTTGGAAGAGCAAGGGCCTGTAATCAGCGTGGCAACCCAGATTTAATTCAGCTTGCGGTTGAGACATGGTAGGTTTTATATTCTGTAGATGTTGCAACTGATTATGAAGTATAATAATACTCCTGGTGGGCACTTTCAGGGAACTGATTTGGAGatgccttttttttgttttgttttcagccCGGTTGATTGCATCCATCAGACTTCTGCTGCACAGTTGTCATTGCTCGAAGATGAGATGCGAAGGGTTGAAAGAGTGAATGTAAGACGAGCATTTCTCTTATTGGTCATTGTAAAGAACCACAAGGCATTGCTATCATTTCTTGATTATGTACTCGTTGCTAAACTGTTTGCATTTAAGCCGTTGCTAAATTGTCATTGATTGATCAGGTTGCTCTGATGCTTTCTGGAATGGGGTCAGGAGCAGTTGATGTTTTCAGAATGGTAAGAAGGAAATAAAAACTCTCTGTTCTGTAGCTGAAATGCTCCTAGTCTTTCTCCTTCTACTCTTTAGTCGTTTTATTCCCACTTACAAATTGACTTTGGCCCATGTTTTCTTCCTTTGCGAAACAAGATTGCCTATTATTCTGTATTTTTCATCTAACTGATCAATCTTTGAATCCCATTTCAGGCGAGATCTCGATGGGAAAAGAGGCAAGCAAAAGTTTTGGTATGAACTTTCATCATTCATCATTATTTGAAATCCTTGCAAAGCTATTTGCAATCTTTTAGATAAACATAACATCAACTCGTGCTAACCTATGTTTCAGAATCAAGCTAGAAGTAGAATGATGAAGCGGAAAAACACAGACGAAACACCTTCCTATTGGGATAACCTCTGGGGCCAACAGAATGATTACCAGAAAAGCGGTAAGATTGATGACAGTAAGCTCTCTTGGTCTTTGGTTAATGATCATAACATACATGTGTTTACTCATTTCGATGTATGTGACAGAGGAAGAAGTACAAGAACGAGCACAGCGAGCGGCCGCAGCAGCTAGGAGATGGAGGGAATACTCACGAAGAGGCGTTGATAAGCGCCCCACCTTCAAACTCCCCGACTCCGCCTGTAAAGGAGACAACTGAAACCACATGGACATAAGTCTCTTATAGTTTATATAGGTAAGTAGGCTTCTTACTAgattttatatgtaataatttCATTCAGCACAGCCGTACCGGTGTGTCATGTCGCGTTCTAGACTTGTATAGCTTTGTTCTCACATcgattaaggaaaaaaaaaaacaagtgtatTAAAGTAACGTACTCaattttatgtataatataCTTTTCCAACGCCTAGAATATTCGGTTAAAAATGATTCCTTTTTCTccgttgaaacttgaaacagaGTTTGCCCAAATCTTTGAAAAGCTCACTCAGTGAGTCCTGTCCATTTGTTTTTCCCCGGTTTGGTTCGATTCCAGTTTATTGGAAACAGATCACAGTCAAACCAAACCTGAACCGAACCAAATGTTATTATCAAACTGAAACGAATCAAATTGAAGTAAAATTcgattgtatataaaaatttatttttgatcaGTGGTAaatctttctatatatcatGTAATTAAACTCtgatttgtttggtttggtataAGAATTAACTAATAGTTTGACTTGTTGTGATATTCGGTTAATTTAGttcgatttggttcggttttgtatatatagatacattttttttttgttaaagtatatatatatatatatatatatatacataatatgtTAATCCACACTATATTCATAGTCAAGAATGctacatttaaaattattatctaacaataatttttttagcagaaaataaataatctacCATATTTACTAGATATTTAAGTGAATAAGTTTTGTACAGTATTATTTATGTGTATATGTAGTAATTACTGTTTTAtgtaaattaaatgaaatgtgTACTATAAGACTATGTATGTAAATAGATGTTTTTAATTGAATGCTTGAAGAAAACGACTTgacaagaaaataagttaaatattattattcaacAATATTATacaagaattattttttttcctaagaaTGTCCATGAAGTCAACTAATCAATTTTCTAATTTGGTTACTTCATTCTCTTGTAAACATAGTGGATTAACATAGTCAAAAAATTCTACATGTAATATTTTT
The sequence above is drawn from the Camelina sativa cultivar DH55 chromosome 4, Cs, whole genome shotgun sequence genome and encodes:
- the LOC104782784 gene encoding transcription elongation factor TFIIS-like, with amino-acid sequence MQRQEFLELFEAALRAAKSVRGVEHSPEVSRFVDAMNRLKQAPKSLACDVVCTTSSMGKGLRFFNDHKNPQIRSEGRLLWNLWLQILYASGREQSRHEETTPPVKIIPTMKKTGDSKRDKVRDILQTSLAKVATEVVETEMKTRVAACDPCVVAVSVESAMFHKLGCFMGPQKAKYRSILFNMGDTNNPDLRRKVLIGEINGERLVTMERQEMGSKQLRKELQRIQERARFKEESRMKVLQSADLIMT
- the LOC104782785 gene encoding uncharacterized protein LOC104782785 isoform X1 yields the protein MAQILSPVCTDLLKFQNSVVSSRSGASSRFSAKTTAGASSSWGLPRYAGKKRSGSIGRLRVATEDASSLSTGDVADDYYAVLGLLPDATPAEIKKAYYNCMKSCHPDLSGNDPETTNFCIFINDIYEILSDPVQRMVYDEIHGYAVTATNPFLDDSSPRDHVFVDEFACIGCKNCANVAPDIFEIEEDFGRARACNQRGNPDLIQLAVETCPVDCIHQTSAAQLSLLEDEMRRVERVNVRRAFLLLVIVKNHKVALMLSGMGSGAVDVFRMARSRWEKRQAKVLNQARSRMMKRKNTDETPSYWDNLWGQQNDYQKSEEEVQERAQRAAAAARRWREYSRRGVDKRPTFKLPDSACKGDN
- the LOC104782785 gene encoding uncharacterized protein LOC104782785 isoform X2 encodes the protein MAQILSPVCTDLLKFQNSVVSSRSGASSRFSAKTTAGASSSWGLPRYAGKKRSGSIGRLRVATEDASSLSTGDVADDYYAVLGLLPDATPAEIKKAYYNCMKSCHPDLSGNDPETTNFCIFINDIYEILSDPVQRMVYDEIHGYAVTATNPFLDDSSPRDHVFVDEFACIGCKNCANVAPDIFEIEEDFGRARACNQRGNPDLIQLAVETCPVDCIHQTSAAQLSLLEDEMRRVERVNVALMLSGMGSGAVDVFRMARSRWEKRQAKVLNQARSRMMKRKNTDETPSYWDNLWGQQNDYQKSEEEVQERAQRAAAAARRWREYSRRGVDKRPTFKLPDSACKGDN